From a single Candidatus Neptunochlamydia vexilliferae genomic region:
- a CDS encoding putative quorum-sensing-regulated virulence factor gives MGLIHKDTFVCFDCEATGLDPEKDRIVEIAAARFTFDGVVETIEDLINPSISIPQTTIEIHHITDDMVKDKPPIKEVIGKYLDFIGDHIVVGHAIPFDLALLDAEAKRSGHGSKLLKARFLDTLRMARLYGESPTNSLQSLRKHFNIAAEGAHRAMGDVTVNIEVFKHLSRKFKTTEELIKRLEKPVQLKAMPLGKHKGRPFGEIPIEYLRWAAHQDFDQDLLFSLRSELKKRKQGNLFSQASNPFSNL, from the coding sequence ATGGGACTAATTCATAAAGACACCTTTGTCTGCTTCGACTGTGAAGCCACAGGGCTGGACCCTGAAAAAGATCGGATCGTGGAGATTGCTGCCGCCCGCTTTACTTTTGATGGGGTCGTTGAGACGATTGAGGATCTTATCAACCCTAGCATTTCCATTCCCCAGACGACAATTGAAATCCACCACATTACCGACGACATGGTAAAAGACAAACCGCCGATCAAAGAGGTCATTGGGAAATACCTCGATTTTATTGGAGACCATATTGTTGTCGGACATGCAATTCCCTTTGACCTTGCCCTCCTCGATGCCGAAGCGAAACGGTCGGGCCATGGCTCAAAACTTTTAAAGGCCCGCTTTTTAGATACCCTGCGAATGGCTCGCCTGTATGGAGAAAGCCCAACCAACTCTCTTCAAAGCTTGCGCAAGCATTTTAATATCGCAGCAGAAGGGGCTCACCGTGCAATGGGCGATGTCACCGTCAACATCGAAGTTTTCAAACACCTAAGTCGGAAATTTAAAACAACCGAAGAGCTGATAAAACGGCTCGAAAAACCGGTACAACTCAAAGCAATGCCCTTGGGAAAACATAAAGGACGCCCCTTTGGAGAAATCCCCATTGAATATTTACGTTGGGCAGCCCACCAAGACTTTGATCAAGATCTCTTGTTTTCTTTGCGCTCCGAACTAAAAAAACGGAAACAGGGAAATCTTTTTTCACAAGCCTCTAACCCCTTTTCAAATTTATGA
- the tsaE gene encoding tRNA (adenosine(37)-N6)-threonylcarbamoyltransferase complex ATPase subunit type 1 TsaE translates to MKRISNSAEETEKIGREIGQELSADATLCLSGDLGAGKTTLIKGIVSEVVGISPHEVTSPTFTYLNIYEGKETVYHFDCYRLQDEKAFLERGLGDYFEGLCLLEWPEKVKGILPKERISIHISYLGEGKREIICEKNPL, encoded by the coding sequence TTGAAGAGAATCAGTAACTCTGCTGAAGAGACCGAAAAGATTGGCCGCGAGATCGGACAAGAGCTTTCTGCGGATGCGACTCTTTGTTTGAGCGGCGACTTGGGCGCGGGCAAAACCACCCTTATTAAAGGGATCGTCAGCGAAGTTGTTGGGATCTCTCCTCACGAAGTGACCAGCCCCACCTTTACTTACTTAAACATCTATGAAGGAAAAGAGACCGTTTATCACTTCGATTGCTACCGCCTTCAAGATGAAAAGGCTTTCCTAGAGCGGGGTTTAGGCGACTACTTTGAGGGGCTTTGCTTACTCGAGTGGCCTGAAAAGGTTAAAGGGATTTTGCCAAAGGAGCGGATCTCCATTCATATTAGCTACCTCGGAGAGGGAAAGAGAGAAATTATCTGTGAAAAAAATCCCCTTTAA
- the yihA gene encoding ribosome biogenesis GTP-binding protein YihA/YsxC, with amino-acid sequence MKKIPFKKAEFLTSALKSDELPDGGLPEIAIVGRSNVGKSSLINHLLRSKMVAKVSSTPGKTQRINYFVIDDALLLVDLPGYGYAKTSKSLQEEWGLWIEKYLKERSLKLILFLVDSRRELTLEDRQFLEWADYHQTPLLLIATKGDKLNQKEKGQALKRLEGEKSLSRFPPLLYSIKEGKCREMLIHEINRAL; translated from the coding sequence GTGAAAAAAATCCCCTTTAAAAAAGCAGAGTTTTTAACCTCTGCCCTGAAGTCTGATGAACTCCCTGATGGCGGCCTTCCTGAAATTGCCATTGTGGGACGGTCCAATGTGGGAAAGTCGTCATTGATCAACCATTTACTTCGCTCAAAAATGGTCGCTAAAGTTTCGTCCACTCCTGGAAAAACGCAGCGGATTAACTACTTTGTGATCGACGACGCTCTTCTTTTAGTCGACCTTCCTGGATATGGCTATGCAAAAACCTCCAAGTCGCTTCAAGAGGAGTGGGGGCTCTGGATTGAAAAGTATTTGAAAGAGCGTTCCCTTAAGCTGATCCTTTTTTTGGTCGACTCACGGCGGGAACTGACCCTTGAGGATCGACAATTTTTAGAGTGGGCCGACTACCACCAAACACCCCTTCTTCTGATTGCAACCAAAGGGGATAAGCTCAACCAAAAAGAAAAAGGGCAAGCCTTAAAAAGACTTGAAGGTGAGAAATCCTTGAGCCGATTCCCTCCCCTATTGTACTCTATAAAAGAAGGGAAGTGCAGAGAAATGCTCATCCACGAGATCAATAGAGCATTATAA
- a CDS encoding tetratricopeptide repeat protein — MSSSSSNSSSNQQQGVRMADYLGPVLKAVKSGSGNEQQFQQAINNFSIPSSQDICEKIGDFIKTNKINVPNQGYFHIHKISRDKEFQTLIGKLTGIEANEFSGIQYRKYLGHLKHMKGRLVSVYELRQESEVIEKISQVDLSSESISKISIFREEHKVERWDPEVFLYLRIQSFVLKYLEVSSQEYTSIHGKKRVLKNLIINQINSDLITFFHVYFLKMIKNKKLAGCLNKKLINKVFSSKQNDSFFVLQAGYKGHCIYVKCSKNVTDDKCQIAIYNTYTCKDPSATKTFLKSHVESDTKSYFGWHRRFPYVVLMTEEAALKYLNELCKCVKDEEKLAIPKIYIQSTEVLNKQRLEQEGYIAYDLQTAANCVVASHNAVLADNLKSANITAYLNKFESILASLLIAGQDIYAIADTKYDTDIQNAHSLYAEALENEKLLKNLNVSNQLQSNTWAQAYKKWSNAYEQYKKAANLGHTAAKAKQGYYLFYGLGVAPDIDLGVKLLHEAAQENCPFAQAALGRAYQDGIGVNVDRNKAAEYFLRASIGGDLCGRFFLKALSNLMPGIVGQYQYLIDNVERDLDNAIKSGNLYAKHARLIKALKCNEKQAFDIHNNAVFPEGAAYQLFYTFYSVLKSGKPVNNASSILSELQSLADKDYLYAQLFFAQLCILMLESPIRVGVKSTPPLDERAEKYLKLAAGKGFDKALYSLGDLYFNRLTGSERGKRLKSGLKCFEKAMDHQIPAAMYWVGWAHLTGHKKDKNRWFELLRRAAGLGHVKSMLQLASYYYRPRSLCIPDTEQAFKYANRAGDLGSPIGYLMAGYCCLKALQEKKNLGQTDKINELQKARQMFQKASTIDCEIPSLQWDSKFILAYTCYYMYEIDQNQFGTNLNLMKQHLKVAAEHNHYYSNRMLSKLSFKNAGGSNQQQNQQEFYTKALEIELDCLGIQQKIKNYKKQGALFVVKQLEKQLHSIRPQTPEELQNSGVSSFTGGFQFPIINIWKKIEGNHDLIRNNQQSRSCSFYTPLIMSLLQKTINHNKKLNDNKLNRLYKCFKGLYQEGSFAYNHLVSCCASKKTSQQQTSIIKNDSNENTINEFFKDQNAVENFFKQQTSDSSSSSSSSSSSSSISFSN; from the coding sequence ATGAGTTCATCATCTTCAAACAGTTCATCAAACCAACAGCAAGGTGTGCGTATGGCAGACTACCTGGGCCCGGTTTTAAAAGCTGTTAAATCGGGATCGGGAAATGAGCAACAGTTTCAACAAGCAATTAATAATTTTTCAATACCAAGCTCTCAGGATATTTGTGAAAAAATAGGTGATTTTATAAAAACAAACAAGATCAATGTTCCAAATCAAGGCTACTTTCATATCCATAAAATTTCAAGAGATAAAGAATTTCAAACTCTTATAGGGAAACTGACGGGCATTGAGGCTAATGAATTTAGCGGAATACAGTATCGGAAGTATTTGGGACACCTGAAGCATATGAAAGGAAGGCTTGTATCTGTTTATGAACTAAGACAGGAAAGTGAAGTAATTGAAAAGATTAGTCAGGTGGATCTATCAAGCGAGTCAATATCTAAAATCAGCATCTTTAGAGAAGAACATAAGGTAGAACGCTGGGATCCTGAAGTATTTTTATATTTAAGGATTCAATCTTTCGTTTTAAAATATTTAGAGGTTAGTTCGCAAGAATATACCTCGATTCATGGAAAAAAAAGGGTATTAAAAAATTTAATTATCAATCAAATTAATAGTGATTTAATTACATTTTTTCATGTCTATTTTTTGAAAATGATAAAAAATAAAAAATTGGCTGGTTGCTTAAATAAAAAATTAATAAACAAAGTTTTTAGTTCGAAACAAAATGACAGTTTTTTCGTTTTGCAAGCTGGATATAAAGGTCACTGCATATATGTAAAATGTAGCAAAAATGTAACAGATGATAAATGTCAAATCGCTATTTATAATACATACACATGTAAGGATCCAAGCGCTACAAAGACTTTTCTTAAAAGTCATGTCGAATCCGATACCAAAAGTTACTTTGGGTGGCATAGACGGTTTCCTTATGTGGTTTTGATGACAGAAGAAGCAGCGCTAAAATATTTGAATGAGCTTTGTAAGTGTGTGAAAGACGAAGAAAAACTTGCTATACCTAAAATTTACATTCAGAGTACTGAAGTCTTAAATAAGCAGCGTCTAGAGCAAGAAGGCTATATAGCTTATGATTTACAGACGGCTGCTAATTGTGTTGTTGCAAGTCATAATGCAGTTTTAGCTGACAATCTTAAATCAGCAAATATTACTGCATATTTAAATAAATTTGAGTCTATTTTAGCAAGCTTATTAATAGCCGGTCAAGATATTTATGCAATAGCGGACACAAAATATGATACAGACATTCAAAATGCGCACTCCCTTTACGCAGAGGCTCTTGAGAATGAAAAGCTTTTAAAAAATTTAAACGTTTCGAATCAGTTGCAATCAAACACATGGGCTCAAGCTTATAAAAAGTGGAGCAACGCTTATGAACAGTATAAAAAAGCAGCAAACCTAGGTCATACAGCTGCAAAAGCAAAACAGGGGTACTATCTTTTTTATGGTTTAGGCGTAGCACCCGACATTGATCTAGGAGTCAAATTGCTCCATGAAGCTGCTCAAGAAAACTGTCCTTTTGCTCAAGCGGCTCTTGGAAGAGCTTACCAAGACGGTATAGGGGTTAATGTAGATCGGAACAAGGCTGCTGAATACTTTCTAAGGGCTTCTATTGGAGGAGACTTGTGTGGGCGGTTTTTTCTAAAAGCTCTTTCAAATTTAATGCCTGGAATTGTAGGGCAATATCAATATTTGATCGATAATGTAGAGAGAGACTTAGACAATGCTATAAAAAGTGGCAATCTATATGCCAAGCATGCAAGACTAATAAAAGCTTTAAAATGTAACGAGAAGCAAGCTTTTGATATCCATAATAATGCAGTCTTCCCAGAAGGGGCCGCCTATCAGTTATTTTACACCTTCTATAGCGTGCTAAAAAGTGGGAAGCCTGTAAATAATGCGAGTAGTATTCTCTCTGAGTTGCAGAGTCTTGCAGACAAAGATTATTTGTATGCTCAACTTTTCTTTGCACAGCTTTGCATTCTTATGTTAGAATCTCCGATAAGAGTTGGTGTGAAATCAACTCCGCCTTTGGATGAAAGAGCTGAAAAATATTTAAAATTAGCTGCAGGTAAAGGCTTTGATAAGGCTCTCTATAGCTTAGGCGACCTTTACTTTAATCGTCTCACAGGCTCTGAGCGCGGTAAACGTCTGAAAAGCGGATTAAAATGCTTTGAAAAAGCAATGGACCATCAAATTCCCGCTGCTATGTACTGGGTGGGCTGGGCTCACTTAACAGGTCATAAAAAAGATAAAAATAGATGGTTTGAGCTGCTAAGGCGTGCAGCGGGACTAGGCCATGTGAAATCTATGCTGCAGCTTGCTTCCTATTACTACAGGCCTAGATCCCTTTGCATACCAGATACTGAGCAGGCATTTAAGTATGCGAACAGGGCTGGGGATTTGGGGAGCCCTATAGGATATTTAATGGCGGGTTATTGTTGTCTTAAGGCCTTACAAGAGAAAAAGAACCTTGGTCAAACAGACAAAATTAATGAGCTTCAAAAAGCAAGGCAGATGTTCCAAAAAGCTTCTACAATAGACTGTGAAATTCCTTCCCTCCAGTGGGATTCAAAGTTTATACTGGCATATACTTGCTATTACATGTATGAGATTGATCAAAACCAGTTTGGTACAAATCTGAACCTTATGAAACAACATCTTAAGGTTGCAGCAGAACATAATCATTACTATTCGAATAGAATGTTATCGAAATTAAGTTTTAAAAATGCTGGAGGCTCCAACCAGCAGCAAAATCAACAAGAATTTTACACTAAGGCTTTAGAAATTGAACTAGATTGTTTAGGTATACAACAAAAAATTAAAAATTATAAAAAACAAGGTGCACTATTTGTGGTAAAACAGCTTGAAAAGCAACTACATAGCATAAGGCCCCAAACACCTGAAGAGTTACAAAATTCTGGTGTTAGTAGTTTTACTGGTGGTTTTCAATTTCCTATTATAAATATTTGGAAAAAAATAGAAGGAAACCATGATCTAATCAGAAATAACCAGCAAAGTCGGTCTTGTTCTTTTTACACTCCCTTGATTATGAGTCTTTTGCAAAAAACCATTAATCATAACAAAAAATTAAATGATAATAAATTGAACAGACTTTATAAGTGTTTTAAGGGACTTTATCAAGAGGGTAGTTTTGCTTATAACCATTTGGTAAGCTGTTGTGCGTCTAAAAAAACCTCACAACAACAAACTAGTATTATTAAGAACGATAGTAATGAAAATACAATTAATGAATTTTTCAAAGACCAAAATGCAGTAGAAAATTTTTTCAAACAGCAAACCTCAGATAGTTCAAGCAGCAGTAGCTCCTCATCTTCCTCTAGCTCTATTAGCTTTTCAAATTAG
- a CDS encoding phosphoglycerate kinase, translated as MTLSIKDLDLKGKKVLMRVDFNVPIDPHGNITDDTRIRLAIPSIQYALDQEATVILMSHFGRPDGKINPELSLKPCADRLSELLERGVELAPDCVGEEVKHIASQLGAGEVLLLENLRFHKGEQYPEKEPAFAKELSELGDVYVNDAFGSAHRKHSSTFAITQFFPEKSAMGLLVESELSFLSRIVLEPKRPFYAIIGGAKIGTKLGVLKALLKKIDALFIGGGMAFTFLKGEGISIGDSICDDEKLEEGKQLLEMCRKKGIEVYLPEDFVITNGKSVQINRTIPQGWKGMDIGPKTVENWSAKLEKGVTIFWNGPMGVFEEKPFSHGTHRLAQNLSMTKGTVIVGGGDSIAAINLLGLEKGFAHLSTGGGATLEFIEYGHLVGIDALS; from the coding sequence ATGACCCTATCTATCAAAGATCTCGACTTGAAGGGGAAAAAAGTGCTCATGCGGGTCGACTTCAATGTCCCGATCGACCCTCACGGAAATATTACCGATGATACGCGGATCCGCCTAGCCATTCCTTCGATTCAGTATGCCTTAGATCAAGAAGCCACGGTGATTTTGATGAGCCACTTTGGCCGCCCCGATGGGAAGATCAACCCAGAGCTGTCATTAAAACCGTGTGCTGATAGACTCAGCGAACTGTTAGAAAGAGGGGTAGAACTTGCTCCCGACTGCGTCGGAGAGGAGGTGAAGCACATCGCCTCTCAGCTCGGTGCAGGCGAAGTTCTCTTACTCGAAAACTTACGCTTCCATAAGGGAGAACAATATCCTGAAAAGGAGCCAGCGTTTGCAAAAGAGCTCTCGGAGCTTGGCGATGTTTATGTGAATGATGCCTTTGGCTCTGCCCACCGAAAACATAGCTCCACCTTTGCGATCACACAGTTTTTCCCCGAAAAAAGTGCAATGGGTCTTCTTGTAGAAAGTGAACTTTCCTTCCTTTCCCGTATTGTCTTAGAGCCCAAACGCCCTTTCTATGCGATTATCGGAGGAGCAAAAATCGGAACCAAATTGGGAGTCTTAAAAGCCCTTCTTAAAAAGATCGACGCCCTCTTTATTGGAGGTGGAATGGCCTTTACCTTCTTAAAGGGAGAGGGAATTTCGATTGGAGATTCGATTTGTGATGATGAAAAACTTGAAGAGGGAAAACAGCTCCTTGAAATGTGCAGAAAAAAAGGAATAGAGGTCTACCTTCCCGAAGACTTTGTCATAACTAATGGAAAATCGGTTCAAATCAATCGCACCATTCCTCAAGGATGGAAGGGGATGGATATCGGCCCTAAAACGGTCGAAAATTGGAGCGCTAAGCTTGAAAAAGGTGTAACAATTTTTTGGAATGGACCGATGGGGGTTTTTGAGGAAAAACCTTTTTCCCATGGGACCCATCGGCTGGCTCAAAATTTATCTATGACAAAAGGAACCGTCATTGTGGGCGGAGGAGACTCTATTGCAGCGATTAACCTCCTCGGGCTAGAAAAAGGGTTTGCCCACCTCTCCACAGGGGGAGGGGCGACCCTCGAATTCATCGAATATGGTCACTTGGTAGGAATTGATGCCTTGAGCTAG
- a CDS encoding CDP-alcohol phosphatidyltransferase family protein — MLNPPNTISFLRAPLALLFIVESTSLRVLALILAMISDCVDGYLARRYHFTSRFGAVLDPVMDKFFVYVILAVLLFESQILPWQAAMMLSRDFFLFLFLSYLGVTGTWRSLEVKAIRWGKVTTAAQFIVLIGIVLKISFPPQLYYLFILFGCLAFVELLQFKKRAASN, encoded by the coding sequence ATGTTAAATCCTCCAAATACGATTTCCTTCTTGAGGGCACCACTGGCCCTCCTCTTTATTGTCGAGAGCACCTCGCTGCGTGTCCTTGCCCTCATTTTAGCAATGATCTCCGACTGCGTCGATGGGTACCTGGCCCGTCGCTACCACTTTACCTCCCGCTTTGGCGCTGTTCTTGACCCTGTCATGGACAAATTTTTTGTTTATGTCATCCTAGCCGTTCTCCTTTTTGAGAGCCAAATCCTTCCATGGCAAGCAGCAATGATGCTCTCGCGTGACTTCTTCCTCTTCCTTTTCCTCTCCTACCTGGGGGTGACAGGAACCTGGAGAAGCCTCGAGGTCAAGGCAATTCGCTGGGGAAAAGTGACAACGGCAGCCCAGTTTATCGTCCTCATTGGGATCGTTTTAAAAATTTCTTTCCCTCCTCAGCTCTACTACCTCTTCATCCTCTTCGGATGTCTTGCATTCGTTGAGCTCCTCCAGTTTAAAAAGCGTGCTGCTTCTAATTAA
- a CDS encoding Npt1/Npt2 family nucleotide transporter, with protein MTTEFSRWRAFLWPIHRREVKKFVPLLILYALICFNYSLLKAAKDALVITANEAGAAVVPFIKIWVILPMALVVTYLFTRLFNRFSQEKVFYIMIGSFLSFFIFFAVVLYPLHDVIHPHAFCDGLQSICPQGFGGLIAMVRNWSFTLFYVVSELWGTAIMSVLFWAFANEIMTVKDAKRFYGILGVGANISAIFAGQIAILVSGQLFDLSFIFGSDAWGQSLGLVTTIVVFTGLIAMALFRWYHTSVLQKDPTMKEEQVKHHAARKKVKMGMRKNFAYLTKSKYLLCIAVLVIGFNLAINMVEIIWKDQIRVAYPNPNDFNAYMGKVLKAIGFLSTFIAIFISGNMIRRMGWTFSALITPIALLVTGVFFFGFLLLSDHPSLISWSAAMGFTPLALGVLFGTVQNVFSRGCKYTLFDATKEIAFIPLSSESKLKGKAAIDGVGSRLGKTGGSIIHGGLLMVFGSVSLSTPFVGVFLLLVVFGWIVATKSLGRQFNRLTAQDEKLDIEEAAAASAKEPTTQRTSAT; from the coding sequence ATGACGACCGAATTTAGTCGCTGGCGCGCTTTCTTGTGGCCGATTCATCGTCGGGAAGTCAAAAAATTTGTCCCCCTTCTTATTCTCTACGCCCTAATTTGTTTCAACTATAGTCTCTTAAAGGCTGCTAAAGATGCCCTTGTTATCACCGCCAATGAAGCAGGAGCCGCAGTTGTTCCCTTCATCAAAATCTGGGTGATTTTGCCGATGGCTCTTGTAGTCACCTATCTCTTTACCCGCCTTTTTAACCGCTTTTCTCAAGAAAAAGTTTTCTATATAATGATCGGGAGCTTCCTCTCCTTCTTCATTTTCTTTGCAGTGGTTCTCTATCCTTTGCACGATGTAATCCACCCTCATGCCTTTTGTGACGGGCTCCAATCGATCTGCCCCCAAGGGTTTGGAGGACTCATTGCGATGGTCCGCAACTGGTCTTTCACCCTCTTTTATGTCGTGTCAGAACTTTGGGGAACAGCAATTATGTCAGTCCTTTTCTGGGCCTTTGCTAATGAAATCATGACGGTCAAAGATGCCAAGCGCTTCTACGGAATTTTAGGGGTAGGAGCCAATATCTCAGCCATTTTTGCCGGGCAAATTGCAATCCTCGTCTCGGGACAGCTATTCGACCTCTCCTTTATTTTTGGCTCCGATGCCTGGGGACAAAGTTTGGGACTTGTCACCACCATTGTTGTCTTTACCGGCCTTATTGCAATGGCCCTTTTCCGCTGGTACCACACTTCAGTTCTCCAGAAAGATCCTACAATGAAAGAGGAGCAGGTAAAACACCATGCCGCCCGCAAAAAAGTGAAAATGGGGATGCGGAAAAATTTCGCGTACCTTACTAAATCAAAATACCTTCTTTGCATTGCAGTCCTTGTCATTGGCTTTAACCTCGCGATCAACATGGTTGAAATTATCTGGAAAGATCAGATTCGCGTTGCCTACCCTAACCCCAATGACTTTAACGCTTACATGGGAAAGGTCTTAAAAGCGATCGGTTTTCTCTCTACTTTCATCGCCATTTTTATCAGTGGCAACATGATCCGCCGAATGGGGTGGACTTTTAGCGCACTCATCACTCCCATTGCCCTTCTCGTTACCGGAGTCTTCTTCTTTGGATTCCTCCTTTTAAGTGATCACCCCAGCCTGATTTCATGGAGCGCTGCGATGGGCTTTACCCCTCTTGCCTTGGGCGTTCTTTTTGGAACGGTCCAAAATGTCTTCTCTCGAGGGTGTAAATACACCCTTTTCGACGCCACAAAAGAAATCGCTTTCATCCCTCTGAGCTCGGAGTCGAAACTTAAAGGGAAAGCTGCAATCGATGGGGTGGGCTCCAGACTCGGAAAAACGGGAGGATCGATCATCCATGGAGGGCTTCTCATGGTCTTTGGAAGTGTCTCTTTAAGCACCCCTTTTGTGGGTGTTTTCCTCCTTCTTGTCGTCTTTGGGTGGATCGTCGCCACCAAATCGCTTGGAAGGCAGTTCAACCGCCTCACCGCTCAAGATGAGAAGCTTGACATTGAAGAAGCAGCCGCTGCCTCAGCGAAAGAACCGACCACACAACGAACCTCTGCCACCTAA
- a CDS encoding DUF2709 domain-containing protein: MANSVITKSLKELLLDYLKKHRKADLLTTYFFFLEKKYHIEPVLFIREKTIYQSKAELLKTLEEAGKLWRETEIKIQVGTQSVNEATKKIYICPFTGKVFGDNTHPNPQDAIYDWVSKCPENTERVDGMKVKRFFVSEDPEVIKNYIQKRREPITKIVFSSGVTGKLFGSKKAVIDDFKKNQLKEMELVDVPSQNRFKIEDHFMEFIQEHLDDTKISAFVDAMAKEDAFKTHVERWVEENQ; this comes from the coding sequence ATGGCTAACTCCGTCATTACAAAAAGTTTGAAAGAGCTCCTTCTTGACTACCTCAAGAAGCACCGAAAGGCTGATCTATTAACGACTTACTTCTTTTTCCTTGAGAAGAAGTATCATATCGAACCGGTCCTTTTCATCCGCGAAAAAACGATCTACCAAAGTAAAGCAGAACTTTTAAAGACCCTTGAAGAGGCAGGAAAGCTCTGGCGAGAAACCGAGATCAAGATCCAAGTCGGCACCCAATCGGTCAACGAAGCGACAAAAAAAATCTATATTTGTCCCTTCACCGGCAAAGTCTTTGGTGACAATACCCACCCCAATCCTCAAGATGCGATCTATGATTGGGTCTCCAAATGTCCTGAAAATACCGAGCGGGTTGATGGGATGAAGGTCAAGCGCTTTTTCGTTTCTGAAGATCCTGAGGTGATTAAAAATTATATTCAAAAGCGGCGAGAACCCATCACTAAAATCGTCTTCTCTTCGGGAGTCACTGGAAAACTCTTTGGCAGCAAGAAAGCGGTCATCGACGACTTTAAAAAGAATCAGCTAAAAGAGATGGAACTTGTCGATGTCCCCTCTCAAAACCGGTTCAAGATCGAAGATCACTTCATGGAGTTTATCCAAGAACATCTCGACGACACCAAAATTTCTGCTTTCGTCGATGCGATGGCAAAAGAAGATGCGTTTAAGACCCATGTTGAGCGTTGGGTTGAAGAGAATCAGTAA
- a CDS encoding DedA family protein, which yields MINFIVENSAYAPWISFFLILLAGFNIPISIDVIMVVTAFLAATTIPEHTIPLFISVLVGTYFSAWICYWMGRKVGRKLLKFPYFAKLLPEHRLEKMGTFYEKYGLLTLMIGRFIPFGIRNCIFMTTGISQANFKNFIRRDALACTIWASVCFFGFYLLGQNYELLLAKVKMVNLFIFLAFGVTVIAFVWYKKQKRQSHKRL from the coding sequence ATGATTAATTTTATTGTTGAAAACAGCGCCTACGCGCCGTGGATTTCATTTTTTCTCATCTTGCTAGCGGGGTTCAATATCCCGATTAGTATTGATGTGATCATGGTTGTCACCGCATTCCTTGCTGCAACAACGATTCCAGAACATACGATCCCCCTCTTTATCAGTGTCCTTGTTGGCACCTACTTTTCTGCATGGATTTGCTACTGGATGGGCCGAAAGGTGGGGCGGAAGCTTTTAAAGTTCCCTTACTTTGCCAAACTTCTTCCCGAGCACCGGCTAGAAAAAATGGGGACATTTTACGAAAAATATGGCCTTCTTACCCTCATGATTGGACGATTTATCCCCTTTGGGATTCGCAATTGCATCTTTATGACAACAGGGATAAGTCAAGCAAACTTTAAGAATTTCATTAGACGGGACGCCTTAGCCTGCACGATCTGGGCAAGCGTCTGCTTTTTTGGCTTTTACTTGCTGGGGCAAAACTATGAACTGCTCCTTGCAAAGGTAAAAATGGTAAATCTTTTTATATTTTTAGCTTTCGGTGTGACGGTAATTGCCTTTGTCTGGTATAAGAAACAGAAACGACAATCCCATAAGAGACTTTAA